In one window of Cloacibacillus sp. DNA:
- a CDS encoding NAD(P)-binding domain-containing protein yields the protein MTDTIYGAENLLSGKTIGMAGFGHLGSSIGRAFIANGMPPERIAISCAGSERTLAAARELGVAVYSTKQLALRSDFLILAARPQELGAFAGLALKKEARVLSFMAGVTNRMLSKVFSAPVKRAMCSGPETIGEGRGVGAVFPTGGWARALLEAAGLSVFDAALEEELDAFTVAICIPPILQNVAAPAKQVEAALQMMAQRYAVCGKLAPWIRETAASAHGAARPDALKNVSTKGGVTEAMTAALAAGADFSGAVEAGLRRNGELAARLGKLLEDAA from the coding sequence ATGACTGACACAATATACGGCGCGGAAAATCTTTTAAGCGGAAAAACTATAGGGATGGCGGGCTTCGGACACCTTGGAAGCTCTATCGGCAGGGCGTTTATTGCAAACGGGATGCCGCCTGAGCGTATCGCCATATCATGCGCCGGCAGCGAAAGAACGCTTGCGGCGGCGCGTGAGCTTGGCGTCGCCGTCTACTCGACAAAGCAGCTTGCGCTGCGTTCTGATTTTCTCATTTTAGCGGCGCGGCCTCAGGAGCTCGGCGCCTTTGCCGGCCTTGCGCTTAAAAAAGAGGCGAGGGTGCTTTCGTTTATGGCGGGGGTGACGAACAGGATGCTTTCAAAGGTATTTTCCGCGCCGGTAAAAAGAGCGATGTGCAGCGGGCCGGAGACGATAGGCGAAGGACGCGGCGTTGGCGCGGTCTTTCCAACGGGCGGCTGGGCGCGCGCTCTGCTTGAAGCGGCGGGGCTTTCGGTCTTTGACGCTGCGTTGGAGGAGGAGCTGGACGCCTTCACCGTCGCCATCTGCATCCCTCCTATATTGCAGAACGTTGCGGCGCCGGCAAAGCAGGTGGAGGCGGCGCTGCAAATGATGGCGCAGCGATACGCTGTCTGCGGGAAGCTTGCGCCGTGGATACGGGAAACGGCCGCCTCAGCGCATGGAGCCGCCCGCCCCGACGCACTCAAAAACGTCTCGACGAAGGGCGGCGTCACGGAGGCGATGACTGCGGCGCTTGCCGCAGGAGCTGATTTTAGCGGCGCGGTGGAGGCGGGCCTTCGCAGAAACGGCGAGCTTGCGGCGCGGCTTGGAAAGCTTTTGGAAGACGCGGCGTAA
- a CDS encoding SWIM zinc finger family protein produces the protein MAFDGEVKFYKYKKPRETRCGIKSRTARGHSYGSNWWSRRWVEIMEQCIDAGRLARGKSYARRGQVVNIQIEPGLVTAFVQGTRKTPYQIRLGFETITSEARDLILFRCRESATFAAKLLAGEMPAEMEEIFKEAGTPLFPTRNALRRFKCTCPDDASPCKHIIAVLLILAEELEDDPFILLRLRGLDKESLINLLTLESASDEADGECEPGYEWDEEREEALLGGSDDEEPPMPAADDVPRIDADWYKSGEFSFERPEPDIQRRAAALGVMNDFPFWRGEHPFRQTLAPFYENAAVYAGEILTGEKKKPVGRPRKII, from the coding sequence ATGGCATTCGATGGCGAAGTGAAATTCTACAAATATAAAAAGCCGCGCGAGACGCGCTGCGGGATAAAATCACGCACGGCGCGCGGGCACAGCTACGGTTCAAACTGGTGGTCGCGCCGCTGGGTCGAGATAATGGAACAGTGCATCGACGCGGGGCGTCTCGCGCGCGGCAAAAGCTACGCGCGCCGCGGACAGGTGGTCAACATACAGATAGAGCCGGGGCTTGTCACAGCCTTCGTACAGGGCACGCGCAAGACTCCCTACCAGATACGGCTGGGCTTTGAGACGATAACTTCCGAGGCGCGGGACCTTATCCTCTTCCGGTGCCGCGAAAGCGCCACCTTTGCCGCGAAACTGCTGGCCGGAGAGATGCCGGCGGAGATGGAAGAGATATTCAAAGAGGCGGGCACGCCGCTCTTTCCGACGCGAAATGCGCTGCGCCGCTTCAAATGCACCTGCCCGGACGACGCCTCTCCCTGCAAACACATAATCGCGGTGCTGCTCATTTTGGCCGAAGAGCTGGAGGACGACCCGTTCATACTGCTGCGGCTGCGCGGCCTTGACAAAGAATCGCTGATAAACCTGCTGACGCTTGAAAGCGCGTCGGACGAGGCGGACGGCGAGTGCGAGCCGGGATACGAATGGGACGAAGAACGCGAAGAGGCGCTGCTTGGCGGCTCCGACGACGAAGAGCCGCCGATGCCTGCCGCAGACGACGTGCCGCGGATAGACGCCGACTGGTATAAATCTGGAGAATTTTCCTTTGAAAGGCCGGAGCCGGACATCCAGCGCCGCGCCGCTGCTTTAGGCGTCATGAACGACTTTCCCTTCTGGCGCGGCGAACACCCGTTCCGCCAGACGCTCGCGCCCTTCTACGAAAACGCCGCCGTCTACGCGGGCGAGATACTTACCGGAGAAAAGAAAAAGCCGGTAGGCCGCCCAAGGAAAATAATCTAA
- a CDS encoding DEAD/DEAH box helicase yields the protein MLILHCGLENDKIYLWGECSFEHRKFSHISNNETERAPRHPWGADSRELRAALKEAAIRHGRKSSSEETAEIFLLLPSRGGLPVPSNPILGDAASDGPITAALYSTEAVVLSFDEFMELIRLYRESDERLSIPGVLFGDDIKYLCRAAEYTAALVQRGSYMPDMKREEAGYVSQWRPMILAKYQDEFTAFASAMPALLCGLSASAPFTAPRGRRAASFSLLESLLDMMIRASQSQAAERGRKVNAGNPHEIWLRSLIWQKAPLLKWDEEMTSLYPQIRAWADSLKAVTAQPWRLFMRLEEPYEPEEELEGDAPKSKRKQKPKEKEWILSWHLQSTQDPTLIIPAERVWSPTEAERRWFEHTQTNPRRYMLQILGQTAARVPAIAASLDAPYPCECRLSLDELFDFLENHLPAVMDEGIQVQFPSAWGDLSGRPKLSLKATLSDPASFSAQGQIKLTDMLDVDWSVALGGDTLTADELEMLTELKTPLTNIRGRWVILYRDEIEKITSALKKLPEKMERKEALLSSLREEHNDAPISEVTGSPWLASVRSMLTGAAPLEEMEPPDGFVGTLRPYQGKGLAWLARLVKMGMGACLADDMGLGKTVQTLALIKKLRAMGEKRPVLLICPTSVMENWRRETQKFVPGMETLLHHGQKRNKKEAFTAEALADTIVISSYSLLYRDNTLFSKVDWAGVILDEAQNIKNPDTCQSRAARSIRADWHIALTGTPVENHVGDMWSLMEFLMPGLMPNRARFSREILRPVQAGEKKAMDKVRRLTAPFILRRLKTDKEIISDLPEKIETKEFCPLSREQATLYSTVTTALARSLSGAEGIQRKGIVLGAITALKQICDHPLLYIKDKSEYDNRSGKMARLSELAEEMLAAGDRALIFTQYAEMGALLKKFLQETFGREALFLHGGVPREKRAEMVRRFQEDEDAPPFFVLSLKAGGTGLNLTRANHVIMFDRWWNPAVEQQAVDRAYRIGQENNVQVHYFCCRGTLEEKIEKLIESKKELAQMLVGTGESWLTEISDSDLHELFSLDKDAVENL from the coding sequence ATGTTAATTCTTCACTGCGGACTTGAAAACGATAAAATATATCTATGGGGCGAGTGCTCCTTTGAACATAGAAAATTCTCGCATATCTCGAATAATGAAACAGAGCGCGCGCCGAGGCATCCGTGGGGCGCGGACTCGCGTGAGCTGCGCGCGGCGCTGAAAGAGGCGGCTATACGCCACGGCAGAAAAAGTTCTTCCGAAGAGACGGCGGAGATATTTCTGCTTCTGCCCTCACGCGGCGGCCTGCCGGTTCCCTCAAACCCGATACTGGGCGACGCGGCAAGCGACGGGCCGATTACCGCCGCTTTATATTCCACGGAGGCCGTCGTGCTCAGCTTTGACGAATTTATGGAGCTCATCCGCCTATACCGCGAAAGCGACGAGCGGCTCAGCATCCCCGGCGTTCTCTTTGGCGACGACATAAAATATCTGTGCCGCGCCGCCGAATACACGGCGGCGCTGGTGCAGCGCGGCTCCTACATGCCAGACATGAAGCGGGAAGAGGCGGGTTACGTCTCGCAATGGCGTCCGATGATACTTGCAAAATATCAGGACGAATTTACCGCGTTCGCTTCGGCGATGCCGGCGCTTCTTTGCGGGCTTTCGGCCTCCGCGCCTTTTACCGCGCCGCGCGGACGGAGGGCCGCTTCCTTCTCCCTGCTTGAATCGCTGCTTGACATGATGATACGCGCCTCGCAGTCTCAGGCCGCGGAACGCGGGCGCAAGGTGAACGCCGGCAACCCGCACGAGATATGGCTTCGTTCGCTTATATGGCAAAAGGCGCCGCTTCTTAAATGGGACGAAGAGATGACCTCGCTCTACCCGCAGATACGAGCCTGGGCCGACTCGCTTAAGGCGGTGACGGCGCAGCCGTGGCGGCTTTTTATGCGCCTCGAAGAGCCGTACGAGCCGGAAGAGGAGCTGGAAGGCGACGCGCCGAAGTCAAAGCGCAAACAAAAGCCCAAAGAAAAGGAATGGATACTCTCGTGGCATCTCCAGTCCACGCAGGACCCGACCTTGATAATCCCCGCCGAACGCGTATGGAGCCCGACTGAGGCCGAACGCCGGTGGTTTGAGCACACACAGACGAACCCTCGCCGCTACATGCTTCAGATACTGGGGCAGACGGCCGCGCGGGTGCCCGCGATAGCGGCGAGCCTCGACGCCCCGTACCCGTGCGAATGCCGGCTCTCGCTCGATGAACTGTTCGATTTTCTTGAAAACCACCTGCCCGCCGTCATGGACGAAGGCATACAGGTGCAGTTCCCAAGCGCGTGGGGCGACCTCTCGGGACGCCCGAAACTATCGCTTAAGGCGACGCTGAGCGACCCCGCCTCCTTCTCCGCGCAGGGGCAGATAAAGCTGACGGACATGCTCGACGTAGACTGGTCCGTCGCGCTCGGCGGAGACACACTGACCGCGGACGAACTTGAGATGCTTACGGAGCTTAAGACGCCGCTTACCAACATACGCGGCCGTTGGGTGATACTTTACCGCGACGAAATAGAAAAAATAACATCCGCGCTCAAAAAATTGCCGGAGAAGATGGAGCGCAAAGAGGCGCTGCTTTCCTCGCTGCGAGAGGAGCACAACGACGCGCCCATCTCCGAAGTGACCGGCTCTCCGTGGCTCGCCTCCGTGCGCTCGATGCTCACGGGAGCCGCGCCGCTGGAAGAGATGGAGCCGCCGGACGGCTTTGTCGGCACGCTTCGGCCCTATCAGGGAAAAGGGCTTGCGTGGCTTGCGCGGCTGGTCAAAATGGGCATGGGCGCCTGTCTTGCAGACGATATGGGACTCGGCAAGACCGTACAGACGCTCGCTTTGATAAAAAAACTGCGCGCGATGGGCGAAAAACGTCCCGTGCTGCTCATCTGCCCCACCTCCGTAATGGAAAACTGGCGCCGCGAGACGCAGAAATTCGTCCCCGGCATGGAGACGCTGCTCCACCACGGCCAGAAACGCAACAAAAAAGAGGCCTTCACGGCGGAGGCGCTCGCCGACACCATTGTAATATCGTCATACTCGCTGCTCTACCGCGACAACACACTCTTTTCAAAGGTAGACTGGGCCGGAGTCATTCTCGACGAGGCGCAGAACATAAAGAACCCCGACACCTGCCAGTCGCGCGCGGCTCGCTCCATACGCGCCGACTGGCATATCGCTCTCACGGGAACGCCGGTGGAGAACCACGTGGGCGACATGTGGTCGCTTATGGAATTTCTGATGCCGGGCCTAATGCCAAACCGCGCGCGCTTCTCGCGCGAAATACTGCGCCCCGTGCAGGCGGGAGAAAAAAAGGCGATGGACAAGGTGCGCCGTCTCACCGCTCCGTTCATCCTGCGCCGCTTGAAGACCGACAAAGAAATAATCAGCGACCTGCCGGAGAAGATAGAGACAAAAGAATTCTGCCCGCTCTCGCGCGAGCAGGCGACGCTTTACAGCACGGTCACAACGGCGCTTGCGCGTTCTCTTTCGGGCGCGGAGGGCATACAGCGCAAAGGCATCGTGCTTGGCGCGATAACGGCGCTCAAACAGATATGCGATCATCCGCTGCTTTACATAAAAGACAAATCGGAATATGACAACCGTTCCGGCAAGATGGCGCGGCTTTCGGAGCTTGCGGAGGAGATGCTCGCCGCCGGCGACCGCGCTCTCATCTTCACTCAGTACGCCGAGATGGGCGCGCTGCTCAAAAAATTCCTTCAGGAGACCTTCGGGCGCGAGGCGCTCTTCCTTCACGGCGGCGTGCCTCGCGAAAAACGCGCGGAGATGGTGCGCCGCTTCCAGGAGGACGAAGACGCGCCGCCATTCTTCGTGCTGTCGCTTAAGGCCGGAGGCACTGGGCTGAACCTCACGCGCGCAAACCACGTCATAATGTTCGACCGCTGGTGGAACCCAGCCGTCGAGCAGCAGGCTGTAGACCGCGCCTACCGCATAGGGCAGGAGAACAACGTTCAGGTGCACTACTTCTGCTGCCGCGGAACGCTTGAAGAAAAAATAGAAAAACTGATAGAGAGTAAAAAAGAACTTGCGCAGATGCTGGTCGGCACAGGCGAAAGCTGGCTCACCGAAATTTCCGACAGCGATCTGCACGAACTGTTCTCATTGGATAAGGACGCGGTGGAGAATCTATAA
- a CDS encoding nucleoside kinase — translation MSIEIRFKEMLPYRTEKPITAKNLLQRVDFPNKGDVMACRVNRVQRPLSWEIVMDSFVEFITIESIEGIEVYLKTLSFMLTSSASLLKKIRLNLTQSMLYSYFYESPDGEISSEECEELAAEMRRMVEGAVPITREVFPIDVARAIMHEQGYFDKEELLRWVGNDPVILYNCCGIYDFFGGALADNTALAPTFELHSYHGGIFLSGPSFGNPKKVMPFEESPKIFHLIQEHTRWLERLKISTMAGIHSHVSAGRSRDLVMVCEALHTRLLSDIARQIEERPNVRLLCLAGPSSSGKTTSSRRLRVQLLSSGINSATLELDNYFVNRAQTPLDRSGKPDFEALEALDLELVNEHISALLAGEEVDVPKFDFITGSRTKGFKMRLAPDEMLVIEGIHGLNQKLTASIPAENKYGIFICPLTGTNIDFHNRIGTTDTRLLRRMVRDARTRGHGAEATLSQWPSVVRGSHKHIFPYQERADATFNTSLAYEIPVLKGYVLPLLKTVRESSPVYGEANRLLALLDYVPVIPSDDVPNLSIIREFIGGSCFE, via the coding sequence TTGAGTATAGAGATACGATTCAAAGAGATGCTCCCATACAGGACAGAAAAACCCATCACCGCGAAAAATCTGCTTCAGCGGGTAGATTTCCCCAACAAGGGAGATGTAATGGCCTGCCGCGTCAACAGGGTGCAGCGCCCGCTTTCGTGGGAGATAGTGATGGATTCGTTTGTGGAATTTATAACCATCGAAAGCATCGAGGGCATAGAAGTCTACCTCAAAACATTATCGTTCATGCTGACGTCGTCTGCGTCGCTGCTTAAAAAAATAAGGCTGAACCTCACTCAGTCCATGCTCTATTCATATTTTTACGAGTCCCCGGACGGAGAGATATCAAGCGAGGAATGTGAAGAGCTGGCGGCCGAGATGCGCCGTATGGTGGAGGGCGCAGTGCCGATAACGCGCGAGGTCTTCCCGATAGACGTAGCGCGCGCTATAATGCACGAGCAGGGCTATTTCGACAAAGAAGAGCTGCTGCGCTGGGTCGGCAACGACCCCGTGATCCTTTACAACTGCTGCGGCATCTATGATTTTTTTGGAGGGGCGCTCGCCGACAACACGGCGCTTGCTCCCACCTTTGAACTCCACTCTTATCACGGAGGGATATTCCTCTCCGGCCCCAGCTTTGGGAACCCTAAAAAAGTGATGCCCTTTGAGGAGTCGCCGAAAATATTCCACCTCATACAGGAACACACTCGGTGGCTAGAGCGCCTTAAAATAAGCACTATGGCCGGCATCCACAGCCACGTCTCCGCTGGCCGTTCGCGTGACCTGGTGATGGTCTGCGAGGCGCTGCACACGAGGCTGCTCAGCGACATCGCGCGCCAGATAGAGGAACGCCCAAACGTGCGGCTGCTCTGCCTCGCTGGGCCGTCAAGCTCCGGCAAGACCACCTCGTCGCGCCGTCTGCGCGTGCAGCTGCTCTCATCAGGCATAAACTCCGCGACGCTTGAGCTTGACAATTATTTTGTGAACCGCGCGCAGACGCCGCTTGACCGCTCCGGCAAGCCGGACTTCGAGGCGCTGGAGGCGCTTGACCTTGAACTCGTCAACGAGCACATATCGGCGCTGCTTGCGGGAGAAGAGGTCGATGTGCCGAAGTTCGACTTCATAACAGGAAGCCGCACGAAGGGCTTCAAAATGCGCCTGGCGCCAGACGAGATGCTGGTCATAGAGGGGATACACGGCCTCAATCAGAAACTTACCGCAAGCATCCCCGCTGAAAATAAATACGGCATCTTCATCTGCCCCCTCACTGGGACGAACATAGATTTCCACAACCGCATAGGCACGACCGACACCCGCCTCCTGCGCCGCATGGTGCGCGACGCGCGCACGCGCGGACACGGGGCGGAGGCCACCCTTTCACAGTGGCCCTCTGTCGTTCGCGGCTCCCACAAACACATCTTCCCCTATCAGGAGCGGGCCGACGCCACCTTCAACACCTCTTTAGCCTATGAGATCCCCGTGCTGAAAGGCTACGTGCTGCCGCTGCTTAAGACCGTCCGCGAAAGCTCTCCCGTCTACGGAGAGGCGAACCGTCTGCTTGCGCTGCTTGACTATGTTCCCGTCATACCGTCGGACGACGTGCCGAACCTCTCCATCATAAGGGAGTTCATAGGCGGAAGCTGCTTTGAATGA
- a CDS encoding peptidylprolyl isomerase yields the protein MMKMLALSAMVAAAVIMPLASPQTDGAEPAEAAAKREVAVFDTNYGTFKIELYNDLAPKTVKNFVDLAKKGYYNGLSFHRVIDQFMIQGGDPKGNGTGGPGYVIPDEFGKGLKHDKPGILSMANAGPNTGGSQFFITLVPTPWLDGKHAIFGHVVSGMDVVEKIGKVDTDSMDRPLKKVIVEKVVIN from the coding sequence ATGATGAAAATGTTGGCGCTTAGCGCAATGGTTGCGGCCGCGGTGATCATGCCGCTCGCCTCTCCCCAGACGGACGGAGCGGAGCCCGCGGAAGCGGCTGCAAAACGCGAAGTGGCGGTCTTTGATACAAACTACGGCACATTCAAGATCGAACTTTACAACGACCTCGCCCCCAAGACGGTGAAGAACTTCGTAGACCTTGCGAAGAAGGGCTATTACAACGGTCTTTCATTCCACCGCGTCATCGACCAGTTCATGATCCAGGGCGGCGACCCCAAGGGCAACGGAACCGGCGGCCCCGGATATGTCATTCCCGACGAGTTTGGCAAGGGCCTCAAACACGACAAGCCCGGCATACTCTCAATGGCGAACGCAGGCCCGAACACAGGCGGCTCGCAGTTCTTCATCACGCTTGTCCCCACGCCGTGGCTTGACGGCAAGCACGCCATCTTCGGCCATGTCGTCTCCGGCATGGACGTAGTTGAGAAAATCGGCAAAGTGGACACCGACTCGATGGACAGGCCCCTCAAAAAGGTAATCGTAGAGAAGGTCGTCATAAACTAA
- a CDS encoding phosphatidylglycerol lysyltransferase domain-containing protein: MELNFQEITLAEAPRYVKHWEMCSQLASDYCFPVIWSLGADFGTQLAYDETTDLYWLHQSKVGLSDLAPVGNWMRDDWPRILRERYGHEITLSLVPEELANIWSAELADCATVQVVDDRGTWEYLYDIRQLASLAGNKYMKKRNRVNQFRKNYDYIYQPITEQLLPEIVDFQYSWCQVNHCGTTMGLMQENHGIQKILQNWYRIPNLCGGAITLDGNIIAYTIGELAGSTLVVHYEKASLEYGAAYQVINKEFLSHMVEEHPELQIVNREEDMNDAGLRAAKMSYMPVGFIKECQVRIIFDS; the protein is encoded by the coding sequence GTGGAATTGAATTTTCAGGAAATAACATTAGCGGAGGCGCCCAGATATGTAAAACACTGGGAGATGTGTTCGCAGCTCGCGTCGGATTACTGTTTCCCCGTTATATGGAGCCTCGGGGCCGATTTCGGCACACAGTTGGCCTATGACGAGACGACGGATCTATATTGGCTGCACCAGAGCAAGGTAGGGCTTTCAGACCTGGCTCCCGTCGGCAACTGGATGCGCGACGACTGGCCGCGTATACTCCGCGAGCGCTACGGGCATGAGATAACGCTGTCGCTGGTGCCGGAGGAGCTCGCCAATATATGGAGCGCGGAGCTTGCGGACTGCGCCACAGTTCAGGTCGTGGATGACCGCGGCACGTGGGAATACCTCTATGACATCAGGCAGCTCGCCTCTCTCGCCGGCAATAAATATATGAAGAAGCGCAACCGCGTCAACCAGTTCCGCAAAAACTACGATTATATCTATCAGCCGATTACGGAACAGCTCCTTCCCGAGATAGTCGACTTTCAGTACTCGTGGTGTCAGGTGAACCACTGCGGGACGACGATGGGGCTGATGCAGGAAAACCACGGCATACAAAAGATACTGCAAAACTGGTACCGGATACCGAACCTCTGCGGCGGCGCGATAACGCTTGACGGCAATATAATCGCATATACGATAGGAGAGCTTGCCGGCAGCACGCTCGTCGTGCATTACGAAAAGGCGAGCCTCGAATACGGCGCCGCCTATCAGGTGATAAACAAGGAATTTCTCTCGCACATGGTGGAGGAGCACCCGGAGCTTCAAATCGTAAACAGGGAGGAGGACATGAACGACGCCGGGCTGCGCGCGGCTAAAATGTCCTACATGCCGGTAGGCTTCATCAAAGAGTGTCAGGTGAGGATAATTTTCGACAGTTGA
- a CDS encoding tetratricopeptide repeat protein, with amino-acid sequence MSNDDKEIKTIDETTDNNVGEIKCPETVPHDQQGMTDEEREWSAKTPPRRKVPRCVFIGIAIALLAAFGGGGWWYYRVNVLPEKYYLRAEALFNQKEYAKAEELYKKIMRIRPERRDILFKIGNCREERGDRRAAISYYEEHLKTAKNDVKAMTRVGWLYMENGEYEKALKWLKEAAKRRNKDAEIWNLTAQAAEKAGDIPEAAHALSRLSQIYKEPEKKMASGKELLRIGAYKEAIDAFSLAAKLAPDDKAPLHAIHAAKVMLGAPTNPRLVIVPGKSLGSVLLDSTKDEVKAAMESRGPDRKEFGHVGGKSIIAENPVEIWSYNINDPSREFKIIFMNGKVFEIETASPSFKTENGLGLSNFLMAKNSDKLKWRKEARNSAILCLAKEGGLTFYAADVTPDGAEARYKRLRVHHGDVGIDNIDGFSLLDLFENNR; translated from the coding sequence ATGAGTAATGACGATAAAGAAATAAAAACAATAGATGAAACTACCGACAACAACGTCGGAGAGATAAAATGCCCCGAGACCGTCCCCCACGACCAGCAGGGAATGACGGACGAGGAACGCGAGTGGAGCGCAAAAACGCCGCCGCGCCGCAAGGTGCCGCGCTGCGTCTTCATAGGCATAGCCATAGCGCTGCTTGCCGCCTTCGGCGGCGGCGGCTGGTGGTATTACCGTGTCAACGTGCTGCCGGAAAAATATTATCTGCGCGCCGAAGCGCTCTTCAACCAAAAGGAATACGCGAAGGCGGAGGAGCTCTACAAAAAAATAATGCGCATACGCCCCGAGCGCCGCGACATCCTCTTCAAGATAGGAAACTGCCGCGAAGAGCGCGGAGACAGGCGCGCCGCCATCTCCTATTACGAAGAGCATCTAAAGACCGCGAAAAACGACGTCAAGGCGATGACGCGCGTAGGCTGGCTCTACATGGAAAACGGCGAATATGAAAAGGCGCTGAAATGGCTCAAAGAGGCGGCGAAACGCCGCAACAAAGACGCCGAGATATGGAACCTCACTGCGCAAGCCGCGGAAAAGGCGGGCGACATCCCCGAAGCGGCTCATGCCTTGTCGCGCCTCTCGCAGATATATAAAGAGCCTGAAAAGAAAATGGCAAGCGGCAAAGAGCTGCTTCGCATAGGCGCCTATAAAGAGGCGATAGACGCATTTTCGCTCGCGGCGAAGCTCGCGCCCGACGACAAGGCGCCTCTGCACGCCATACACGCCGCGAAGGTGATGCTTGGCGCGCCGACGAACCCGCGGCTCGTGATCGTGCCCGGCAAATCGCTTGGTTCGGTGCTGCTTGATTCAACAAAAGACGAAGTGAAGGCCGCAATGGAAAGCCGCGGCCCCGACCGCAAGGAGTTCGGCCATGTCGGCGGAAAATCTATAATAGCGGAAAATCCTGTTGAGATATGGAGCTACAACATAAACGACCCCTCGCGCGAATTTAAAATAATCTTCATGAACGGCAAGGTCTTTGAAATAGAGACGGCCTCGCCCAGCTTCAAAACCGAAAACGGCCTTGGCCTTTCAAACTTCCTCATGGCAAAAAACTCAGATAAGCTCAAATGGCGCAAAGAGGCGCGCAACAGCGCGATACTCTGCCTCGCAAAAGAGGGCGGCCTTACATTCTACGCGGCAGACGTGACGCCGGACGGCGCGGAGGCGCGGTACAAACGTCTGCGCGTACACCACGGCGACGTCGGCATAGACAACATAGACGGCTTCTCGCTGCTCGACCTTTT